Sequence from the Terriglobales bacterium genome:
TCCGCACGGCCGAGGCCGACTTCGTGTGGGACCAGTACCAGCGCGTGGTGCAGGAGACCGACACGCAGAAGGGCAAGGTTTTCTTCCGCCGGCGCGGCCAGGAAACGCAGATGGCCGCCGAGATCGCCGTCCCTGACAAGAAATACGTGCTGTTCACCGAGGGCAAGGTGCGCCTGTACCAGCCGCGCATCGACCAGGTCACCGAGTATTCCACCGGCAAGAACAAGGGCGAGGTGGAGAGTTTCCTGGTGCTGGGGTTCGGCGGCCGTGGCCACGACCTGCTGAAGTCGTTCGAGGTGCGTTATGCCGGCAGCGAAGCCATTGGGGGCGTGAAGACGGCGCGCCTCGAACTGCAGCCCAAGACGCTAAAGATGCGGGGCGTGTTCGAACGCATCGTGCTGTGGATCGATTGGGAGCGCGGCGTCTCGCTCCAGCAGCAGTTCTTCGAGCCCTCCGGCGATTACCGGCTGGCCCAGTACACCAATATCCGCCTGAACCAGCAGGTCGCCGACGACGTTTTCCGCCTGAAGACCACCAGCAAGACCAAGTTCGTAAATCCTCAGGGTTAACTTTCGGCGCGGCCTGCGTTCCCCCGAGAGTCGCATGCTATCCAGCTTGTTTTCTTGGGGTTAGGGATTCTTCCGAATTTCATCAGAAAGTTCTTTGTGCGGCGAGGTGAGACAGCTATACTCCGGCTTATTCATAAAATCTGCCGGAGGGCGGAGTGTTTTCTTCTGCGACCTTGGCAGGAAGCAGGCAATCATGGCAAGAGTTTTTACGCTTCCCGCGAATCCTTCCCCGCGCCACAAGCGACAACGCAATTCCGACCCGCGGTTTCTCGAAGGTCAGAGGATGATCGCGGAGGCCATTCGCTACCTGGCGCAGTCAGATCCGCACAAGAACCAGCCCGCTATCTTTCTGCTGTCGGAGCACTTCCGCACGCAGTTCCGCATGAGCGACCTGCCGCCGCGATAGGCCGGATGGCATCCCGCCGGCAGATGCTAAAATGAAGTTTCTGGTACTCATTCCCCGCTCCCGGGAATCATAGAGAGGTGTCTGATGGCCGTCGCAATCGCCCGTCCTTCGCTCCGCGTGCCGGAGGGACCA
This genomic interval carries:
- a CDS encoding outer-membrane lipoprotein carrier protein LolA → MIRFPITAIALVMALAAQVAAGPAPPSELEAVLDRMDAAAASFRTAEADFVWDQYQRVVQETDTQKGKVFFRRRGQETQMAAEIAVPDKKYVLFTEGKVRLYQPRIDQVTEYSTGKNKGEVESFLVLGFGGRGHDLLKSFEVRYAGSEAIGGVKTARLELQPKTLKMRGVFERIVLWIDWERGVSLQQQFFEPSGDYRLAQYTNIRLNQQVADDVFRLKTTSKTKFVNPQG